The stretch of DNA CTCGAGTTCGTCCTCGATCTCATCGGGGATTGCGTCTGTCGTGCTCGTCAGGCAGACGAACGCCCCCTCGCCAGGAGGGTGGCGGTCAGCATGTTCTCGGAGGGCCGCCCGCAGCGCGGCCGGGTTCCCGCCGTGACCGTTGACGAAGAGGATCTTTCGGATGCCCTCCGCCTCGAGCGCTTCGATCATGTCGAGTGCGATATCCATGAGCGTGCGGACACCGATGCGACAGGCGAAGGGGAACGCTTTGAAGTTCACGTTGTTCCCGATCGGCAGCGTCGGGTACTTGAGGACGCGTGCACCCTTCTCGTTGGCGCGCTCGACGGCGCGGCGGCAGACGGCTTTGGTCTGGAAGACGTCGGTCCCGTAGGGCAGATGCGGGCCGTGGGGCTCCGTCGAGCCGAATCCGACGACCACGACCTCTGGTTCGAGGCGCTCGACGTCTTCGACGGTCATCTCCTCGATGATGCCGGAGGGGTGATCGCCCCTCGTTTCATCTAGTTTCGCGTCCCCGTCCGCGTCTTCCGTCTGATTTCGATCCGACATCGCGACAACTCAGTCGTCCCCGGTTCGCTCTCGCAGCGTTGCGCCGACCAGATCCCCCTCGAGATAGCTGCCGACGTCGCCGTTCTCGAGCGCCTCGGCGACGGTCTCGAGCGCTCCGCGGTAGCCCGCTAACGTTGCCTCGACGTCAGATTCGCTATGGCTGTAGGTCGGGATGTGACTGCCCGTGTAGAGGACGCCGTTTTTGTGGGCTTCCTGCATGAACAGACTCCGCAGGAGGCGGTCAATGTCGGTGTCGTCGGTCGGCGCTGCGGTCGCGATCTCGTCTGCGAATCCGATCGAAAATCGCGGCGGGTAGCCCGTCGCCTCGGTGACGTCCTCGAGGCCGAGGTCGGCGGCCAGTTCGTTGTAGCCGTCTCGAAGCTGTTCGCCGATATCGAAGATGTGCTCGTGGACCGGCTCTTCCTGCAGTACCGAGAGGGTGGCGTCGGCGGCCGCCAGCGGCACGGCGTCGCCCGCGTAGGTCATCGAGTAGAAGAAATCGTTGTGGTCGATGACTTCCATGAACTCGCGTTTCCCGGCCAGCGCTGCAATCGAGTAGCCGTTTGCCATCGCCTTTGCGAAACAGGTCAGATCCGGCGTCACGTCGAAGTATTCCTGTGCGCCACCGGGTGCAAACCGGAAGCCGGTCAGCACCTCGTCGAACACCAGCAGAGCGTCCTCGCGGTCGGCGAGTTCACGCACCTCCTCAAGGAAGTCGTCCTCTGGTGGCTCGAGATTGACTGGCGTCGTGACGATTGCAGCCACGTCATCAGGGTTGTCCTCGAAGATCTGTTCAACACTCTCGATATCGTTGTACTCGAAGGATGCGGTGTACTCGCTGACGGGATCGGGGATGCCGGCGCTCATGCTGTCGTTGTTGCTCATCCAAATATCCGGCCAGCCGTGATAGCCCTGGGTCGCGACGACGTCACGGCCAGTGTAGGCGCGGG from Natronolimnobius sp. AArcel1 encodes:
- a CDS encoding aminotransferase class III-fold pyridoxal phosphate-dependent enzyme; protein product: MSDGQQTISSERSVQRSRDLAERARRLVPGASHTGSKSPTQFVQGVSPTHIERAEGSRLWDVDGNEYVDCNAALGPILLGHNYPAVTDAVTEQLEDGTMYTMEHPLHLDVAEKIVDMVPCAEMVKFAKSGNDVTTLAAKLARAYTGRDVVATQGYHGWPDIWMSNNDSMSAGIPDPVSEYTASFEYNDIESVEQIFEDNPDDVAAIVTTPVNLEPPEDDFLEEVRELADREDALLVFDEVLTGFRFAPGGAQEYFDVTPDLTCFAKAMANGYSIAALAGKREFMEVIDHNDFFYSMTYAGDAVPLAAADATLSVLQEEPVHEHIFDIGEQLRDGYNELAADLGLEDVTEATGYPPRFSIGFADEIATAAPTDDTDIDRLLRSLFMQEAHKNGVLYTGSHIPTYSHSESDVEATLAGYRGALETVAEALENGDVGSYLEGDLVGATLRERTGDD
- a CDS encoding creatininase family protein, which codes for MSDRNQTEDADGDAKLDETRGDHPSGIIEEMTVEDVERLEPEVVVVGFGSTEPHGPHLPYGTDVFQTKAVCRRAVERANEKGARVLKYPTLPIGNNVNFKAFPFACRIGVRTLMDIALDMIEALEAEGIRKILFVNGHGGNPAALRAALREHADRHPPGEGAFVCLTSTTDAIPDEIEDELEHPSVHGGESESSRMLHLREDLVREDEFDEFEIREPTIEGLEGDQVYFVPRWDAYHPEVGGGETRESSAAKGEALVDGAADWLAEFLVELDAADVDELFPYSSGARE